A stretch of the Fusobacterium varium genome encodes the following:
- the rpsO gene encoding 30S ribosomal protein S15, with the protein MAMRSKAEIVKEFGKFEGDTGSTEVQIALLTEKINHLTDHLRVHKKDFHSRLGLLKMVGQRKRLLAYLTKKDLEGYRNLIARLGIRK; encoded by the coding sequence ATGGCTATGAGAAGTAAAGCAGAAATAGTTAAAGAGTTTGGAAAATTTGAAGGAGATACAGGATCAACTGAAGTACAAATTGCACTTCTTACTGAAAAGATCAATCACCTAACAGATCACTTAAGAGTTCACAAAAAAGATTTCCATTCAAGATTAGGATTATTAAAAATGGTAGGACAAAGAAAGAGATTACTAGCTTACCTAACTAAGAAAGATCTTGAAGGATACAGAAACTTAATCGCTAGATTAGGAATCAGAAAATAA
- the ftsH3 gene encoding cell division protein FtsH, translating into MNREDFIEEKVFYIEEEEVKDSEKKEKPQENEKKTFQEPDNKKPQEDEEKKNEEKEKIHDEIKERKEELKSKLRDGLNQNNNKEEERNNKLKSLGGKFNFKGFVMLLFIVTLIASAPALLSTNAKTPSNEIGYSEFISHVRNKEIVKVNEKEGYVYGYSPEDEKKEVKSYKARMITDRLGDDPVLVKTIEENNASIKSLPPQELPFLLNMLASWFPMLLLIGVWIFMLNRMNKGSGGGPQIFNMGKSKAKDNGEEISKVTFDDVAGIAEAKVELEEVVKFLKEPETFKKIGARIPKGVLLLGGPGTGKTLLAKAVAGEAKVPFFSMSGSEFVEMFVGVGASRVRDLFNKARKSAPCIIFIDEIDAVGRKRGSGQGGGNDEREQTLNQLLVEMDGFGTDETIIVLAATNRPEILDKALMRPGRFDRQVIVDNPDIKGREEILKVHIRGKKIAKDVDLSIIAKKTPGFVGADLANLLNEAAILAAREGREEITMDDLEEASEKVSIGPERKSKVVIEKERLITAYHEAGHALMHYLLPNTDPVHKITIVPRGMAGGFTMALPEEERSYKFKSEFFDDIRVLFGGRAAEQIVFNDITTGASNDIERATAIAHAIVTRFGMTSKFGPMLLDNTKEGDLFQQKYYSDTTGKEVDDEIRGIISTAYAETLDMIKQNYQHLDNVAKALLEKETLVREEFEAIMKGKTLAELAATKKEAEEIKADEVVEEKEKEDIAEKIKEDDAVRVLDKLEETEEEKFNKD; encoded by the coding sequence TTGAACAGAGAAGATTTTATAGAAGAAAAAGTGTTTTATATAGAGGAAGAAGAGGTAAAAGATTCTGAAAAGAAAGAAAAACCTCAAGAAAATGAAAAGAAAACTTTTCAAGAGCCTGATAATAAAAAACCTCAAGAAGATGAAGAAAAGAAAAATGAAGAAAAAGAAAAAATACATGATGAGATAAAAGAAAGAAAAGAAGAACTAAAGTCAAAATTAAGAGATGGACTAAATCAAAACAATAATAAAGAGGAAGAACGTAACAATAAACTAAAAAGTCTTGGAGGAAAATTCAATTTTAAAGGTTTTGTAATGTTGCTTTTCATAGTGACATTAATAGCTTCTGCTCCAGCTTTATTATCGACTAATGCTAAAACTCCAAGCAATGAAATTGGATATAGTGAATTTATAAGTCATGTAAGAAATAAAGAAATAGTTAAAGTCAATGAAAAAGAAGGATATGTATATGGATATTCACCAGAAGATGAAAAGAAAGAAGTAAAATCATATAAAGCAAGAATGATAACTGACAGATTAGGAGATGATCCTGTTTTAGTTAAAACAATAGAAGAAAATAATGCTTCTATAAAATCACTTCCGCCTCAAGAATTACCATTCTTATTAAATATGCTTGCTTCTTGGTTCCCAATGCTTCTATTAATTGGAGTATGGATATTCATGCTTAACAGAATGAATAAAGGAAGCGGTGGAGGACCACAAATCTTTAATATGGGAAAATCTAAAGCTAAAGATAATGGTGAAGAAATATCTAAAGTAACATTTGATGATGTTGCAGGTATAGCAGAAGCAAAAGTAGAACTTGAAGAAGTTGTAAAATTTCTTAAAGAACCAGAAACATTTAAAAAAATAGGAGCAAGAATTCCTAAAGGAGTATTGTTATTAGGAGGGCCAGGAACTGGTAAGACACTTCTTGCTAAAGCAGTAGCTGGAGAAGCTAAGGTACCTTTTTTCAGTATGTCTGGATCAGAATTTGTAGAAATGTTTGTAGGGGTAGGAGCTTCAAGAGTAAGGGATTTATTTAATAAAGCTAGAAAAAGTGCTCCATGCATAATATTTATAGATGAAATAGACGCTGTAGGTAGAAAAAGAGGTTCTGGACAAGGTGGAGGAAATGATGAAAGAGAACAAACTCTTAACCAGCTTCTAGTAGAAATGGATGGGTTTGGAACAGACGAAACTATCATAGTCCTTGCTGCAACTAATAGACCAGAAATTTTGGATAAAGCATTAATGAGACCAGGAAGATTTGACAGGCAGGTAATAGTTGATAATCCTGATATCAAAGGAAGAGAAGAGATATTAAAAGTTCATATTAGAGGTAAAAAAATTGCTAAAGATGTGGATTTGTCTATAATAGCTAAGAAAACACCAGGGTTTGTAGGAGCAGATTTAGCTAATTTGTTAAATGAAGCTGCAATTCTTGCAGCAAGAGAAGGAAGAGAAGAAATAACTATGGATGATCTTGAAGAAGCTTCTGAAAAAGTAAGTATAGGACCAGAAAGAAAATCTAAAGTTGTGATAGAAAAAGAAAGATTAATAACAGCTTATCATGAAGCTGGACATGCTTTAATGCATTATCTTCTGCCTAATACAGATCCAGTGCATAAGATTACAATTGTACCTAGAGGAATGGCCGGAGGATTTACAATGGCTTTACCAGAGGAAGAGAGAAGCTATAAATTCAAAAGTGAATTTTTTGATGATATAAGAGTTTTATTTGGAGGAAGAGCAGCCGAACAAATAGTATTTAATGATATAACTACTGGAGCTAGTAATGATATAGAAAGAGCTACAGCAATAGCTCATGCAATAGTTACAAGATTTGGTATGACAAGTAAATTTGGACCAATGCTCCTTGATAATACAAAAGAAGGAGATTTATTCCAGCAAAAATATTATAGTGATACTACTGGAAAAGAAGTCGATGATGAGATAAGAGGAATAATCAGCACAGCTTATGCTGAAACTTTAGATATGATTAAGCAAAATTATCAGCATTTAGATAATGTAGCTAAAGCGCTTCTTGAAAAAGAAACTTTAGTAAGAGAGGAATTTGAAGCTATTATGAAAGGAAAAACTCTTGCTGAGTTAGCTGCAACTAAAAAAGAGGCTGAAGAAATAAAAGCTGATGAGGTTGTAGAGGAAAAAGAGAAAGAAGATATAGCTGAAAAAATTAAAGAAGATGATGCTGTGAGAGTTTTGGATAAATTAGAAGAAACAGAAGAAGAAAAATTTAACAAAGATTAA
- the tilS gene encoding tRNA(Ile)-lysidine synthetase, with protein MNLYREILEKNRKDNLIEKNDKVVVGFSGGPDSVFLVEMLLKLKESINFDIVLVHINHLLRGENSDGDEKFSIEYGKKKGLQVFSRKINITVLGKELGLTLEEAGRKARYDLFKEVSRKTEATKIALAHNKDDQLETFMFRLTRGTGLEGLEGIVAKRDMYIRPISEIYKSDIIKYLSDNNISYRIDETNFENEFTRNSIRLDLIPFIEKRYNPKFKDKLYSLIEEIREVNKVLEVKFEEYMFNNKLSIEKLKQLDKYLLSKVLIQYLYSYGIEVSRNKIQLIEDILYKGGSKDISLNGEFILKKDYDFLTIEENTKRENQCIKEIELEVPGYVIFGEYVIEASITDKILYDSQNFYTNLKTGDKLKIRSRQDGDRMIPIGMISEKKVKDILINEKIPKEKRDTIPLVVYNGEIVWIAGIKGNEKYKNSDYESCVKLNIRRISS; from the coding sequence ATGAATTTATACAGGGAAATCCTAGAAAAAAATAGGAAAGATAATCTAATAGAAAAAAATGATAAAGTAGTAGTTGGTTTTTCAGGAGGCCCTGATTCAGTTTTTTTAGTTGAAATGCTGCTGAAACTTAAAGAAAGCATAAATTTTGATATAGTGCTTGTACATATTAATCATTTATTAAGGGGAGAAAACTCTGATGGTGATGAGAAATTTTCAATAGAATATGGAAAGAAAAAAGGATTACAAGTTTTTAGCAGAAAAATAAATATAACAGTATTAGGAAAAGAGTTGGGACTTACCTTAGAAGAAGCTGGAAGAAAAGCAAGATATGACTTATTTAAAGAAGTATCAAGAAAAACAGAAGCAACTAAGATTGCTTTAGCTCATAACAAAGATGACCAATTGGAAACATTTATGTTCAGATTAACAAGAGGAACAGGTCTTGAAGGTCTTGAAGGAATCGTTGCTAAAAGAGATATGTATATAAGACCAATATCTGAAATTTACAAAAGTGATATTATTAAATATTTGAGTGATAACAATATTTCTTATAGAATAGATGAAACAAATTTTGAAAATGAATTTACTAGAAATAGTATAAGGCTGGATCTTATTCCATTTATAGAAAAGAGATATAATCCTAAATTTAAAGATAAGCTTTATTCTTTGATTGAGGAAATAAGAGAAGTAAATAAAGTCTTAGAAGTAAAATTTGAAGAATATATGTTTAATAATAAATTAAGTATAGAAAAATTAAAACAGTTAGATAAATATCTTCTCAGTAAGGTATTGATACAATATCTGTACAGCTATGGAATAGAAGTATCGCGAAATAAAATCCAACTGATAGAGGATATTTTATATAAAGGAGGTAGTAAAGATATTTCTTTAAATGGGGAATTTATTCTAAAAAAAGATTATGATTTCCTTACAATAGAAGAGAACACTAAAAGAGAAAATCAATGTATAAAAGAGATTGAATTAGAAGTGCCAGGATATGTAATATTTGGAGAATATGTAATAGAGGCATCTATTACTGATAAAATATTATATGATAGTCAGAACTTTTATACTAACTTAAAAACAGGAGATAAACTTAAAATTAGAAGTAGGCAAGATGGAGACAGGATGATTCCGATAGGAATGATATCAGAAAAAAAAGTAAAAGATATCCTTATAAATGAAAAAATTCCAAAAGAAAAAAGAGATACTATTCCTTTAGTAGTATATAATGGGGAAATAGTATGGATTGCAGGAATAAAAGGAAATGAAAAATATAAAAATTCTGATTATGAAAGCTGTGTAAAATTGAATATAAGGAGGATCAGTAGTTGA
- a CDS encoding putative aminodeoxychorismate lyase has protein sequence MKKWIYTIAGIFVLIATIAVVFFYFEINKKVSYRKIIEIKRGVPLKASLSSLPISDNLAFKVYLKYRNEGKGIKAGYYELKGEMSMKELIDVLEAGKDKVFKLTIPEGYSIAEIAELLEKSGRIDKDKFYKEFNGIEFPYPTPEGNFEGYLYPETYYIPENYNERLIIRTLLREFLKKFPPENYKDKDEFYQKLIMASILEREAKLDDEKPLMASVFYNRIKKKMTLSSDATVNFLYDYKKRRMYYKDLEIDSPYNTYKYKGLPPGPISNPSVVSVEAAYNPADTDYLFFVATGDGGHFFSKTYKEHLEFQRKNKENK, from the coding sequence ATGAAAAAATGGATCTATACTATTGCAGGAATATTTGTTTTAATTGCAACAATAGCAGTAGTTTTCTTCTACTTTGAAATAAATAAAAAAGTAAGTTATCGTAAAATAATTGAGATAAAGAGAGGAGTTCCTCTAAAAGCTTCGTTGTCAAGTCTTCCTATTTCAGATAATCTTGCTTTCAAAGTTTACTTGAAATACAGAAATGAAGGGAAAGGAATAAAAGCAGGTTATTATGAGCTGAAGGGAGAAATGTCAATGAAAGAACTTATTGATGTTCTTGAAGCAGGAAAAGATAAAGTATTTAAACTTACTATCCCAGAAGGATATAGTATAGCAGAGATAGCAGAACTTTTAGAAAAAAGCGGAAGGATAGATAAAGATAAATTTTATAAAGAATTTAATGGAATTGAGTTTCCATATCCTACACCAGAAGGGAATTTTGAAGGATATTTATATCCTGAAACTTATTATATACCAGAAAATTATAATGAAAGACTTATTATAAGGACTTTATTGAGGGAATTTTTAAAAAAGTTTCCACCAGAAAATTATAAAGATAAAGATGAATTCTATCAAAAACTTATAATGGCATCTATTTTAGAGAGAGAAGCAAAACTTGATGATGAAAAGCCTCTTATGGCTTCTGTGTTTTATAATAGAATAAAAAAGAAAATGACTCTTTCTTCAGATGCAACAGTTAACTTTTTATATGATTATAAAAAGAGAAGAATGTATTATAAAGATTTGGAAATAGATTCTCCATATAATACTTATAAATATAAAGGACTTCCACCAGGGCCAATATCTAATCCAAGTGTAGTATCAGTAGAAGCAGCATATAATCCAGCTGATACTGATTATCTATTTTTTGTTGCCACAGGAGATGGGGGACATTTCTTTAGCAAAACATATAAAGAACATCTGGAATTTCAAAGAAAAAATAAGGAGAATAAATAG
- a CDS encoding RNA helicase produces MEKLEEFKKLGLGEKTIKALSKKGYEKPTPIQALTIPALLDGEKDIIGQAQTGTGKTAAFSLPILERFEPGKVVQAIVLAPTRELAIQVAEEMNSLANGKKIRITPVYGGQSIEFQIRQLKKGTDIIVGTPGRVMDLMDRKLIKLDNLKYFILDEADEMLNMGFLEDVEKILESTNDDKRMLFFSATMPNEILKVAKKHMRDYEVLAVKTRELTTDLTDQIYFEVHERDKFEALCRIIDLTKDFYGIVFCRTKNDVNDVVGKLNDRGYDAEGLHGDISQNYREVTLKRFKAKKINVLVATDVAARGIDVNDLSHVINYSIPQEAESYVHRIGRTGRAGKEGTAITFITPQEYRRLLQIQKIVKTEIRKERVPGVKDVIQAKKFRLIEELNHILAENNFDNFKDLSRELLNGEDAVDIVAALIKHSYEDVLDESNYNEINNSAPLEKTGKVRLFVALGRKNEMTPKKLVEMVTSKTKVDERKLKNVEVYENFSFLSVPFQEAEEIIEVFKQDKKGRKPLIEKAKEKKQ; encoded by the coding sequence ATGGAAAAATTAGAAGAATTCAAAAAATTAGGATTGGGAGAGAAAACAATAAAGGCTCTTTCAAAAAAGGGATATGAAAAACCAACACCTATACAAGCTTTAACTATACCAGCATTATTAGATGGAGAAAAGGATATAATAGGGCAGGCACAAACAGGAACTGGAAAAACAGCAGCCTTTTCATTGCCAATATTAGAAAGATTTGAACCTGGAAAAGTAGTACAAGCTATTGTTTTAGCTCCTACTAGAGAGCTTGCTATCCAAGTTGCTGAAGAAATGAACAGTCTTGCAAATGGTAAAAAAATAAGAATAACTCCTGTATATGGAGGTCAGTCAATAGAATTTCAAATCAGACAATTAAAAAAGGGAACTGATATAATTGTTGGAACTCCTGGAAGAGTAATGGATTTGATGGATAGAAAACTTATAAAATTAGATAACCTTAAATATTTCATATTAGATGAGGCTGATGAAATGCTCAATATGGGATTTTTAGAAGATGTAGAAAAAATTCTTGAATCTACAAATGATGATAAAAGAATGCTTTTCTTCTCTGCTACAATGCCAAATGAAATATTGAAAGTTGCTAAAAAACATATGAGAGATTATGAAGTTTTAGCTGTAAAAACTAGAGAGCTTACAACTGATTTAACTGATCAAATTTATTTTGAAGTACATGAAAGAGATAAGTTTGAAGCTTTGTGCAGAATAATTGATTTAACTAAAGATTTTTATGGAATAGTTTTCTGCAGAACTAAAAATGATGTAAATGATGTGGTTGGAAAGTTAAACGATAGAGGATATGATGCTGAAGGGCTTCATGGAGATATCAGCCAAAATTATAGAGAAGTAACTTTAAAGAGATTTAAAGCTAAAAAAATAAATGTATTGGTAGCAACAGACGTTGCTGCAAGAGGAATAGATGTAAATGACCTTTCACATGTAATCAATTATTCTATCCCACAAGAAGCTGAGAGTTATGTCCATAGAATAGGAAGAACTGGAAGAGCTGGAAAAGAAGGAACTGCTATAACATTTATTACTCCACAAGAGTATAGAAGACTTCTTCAAATACAAAAGATTGTAAAAACTGAAATTAGAAAAGAAAGAGTTCCAGGTGTAAAAGATGTAATTCAAGCTAAAAAATTCAGGCTAATAGAAGAATTAAATCATATATTAGCTGAAAATAATTTTGATAATTTCAAAGATCTTTCAAGAGAACTTTTAAATGGTGAAGATGCAGTAGATATAGTTGCAGCACTAATTAAACATTCATATGAAGATGTACTTGATGAAAGTAATTACAATGAAATAAATAACAGTGCTCCATTGGAAAAAACTGGAAAAGTAAGATTATTTGTTGCTTTAGGAAGAAAAAATGAGATGACTCCTAAGAAATTAGTTGAGATGGTAACTAGCAAAACTAAAGTTGATGAGAGAAAATTAAAAAATGTTGAAGTATATGAAAATTTCTCATTCCTTTCTGTTCCTTTCCAAGAAGCAGAAGAAATTATTGAAGTATTCAAACAAGATAAAAAAGGAAGAAAACCTTTAATAGAAAAAGCTAAAGAAAAGAAACAATAA
- a CDS encoding inner membrane protein, translated as MKKKVKTTGNPILKKALFLFFFSLLLQIPLMFVNGVVHERNYLYDSTIKNIGREWGETQTIAGPIIVVPYTEEYYEREYTVDKQGKETEIIKSKKRKNSLIVLPEKLDINVNLKEEVRKRGIYKSMVYTGELKMKGNFSKVLSNIPVNAVIDYNEISISLGITDIKALLKIDKFNFNKNGIELESGTGLVRPFQISKGISGKLNMKNEELTEIPFDIELVFRGSEGITLLPMGKENSFFIKSAWENPSFYGMLPRERVINENGFTANWNISHLTRNYKQYFFANESNTIDLSEAQAGVALYNGITHYRQVIRAAKYGVLFIMMSLLAVYLFEISGKKETHYVQYGIVGFSLVMFYLLLLSLAEHISFITAYGISAAAVIIPVSLYIASVTKNVKYGMGMLVLLIGIYSILFSILKMEDYALLTGTLLIMGVLYLLMYITKNMEIVNKKIPEIEENENEEQVKK; from the coding sequence ATGAAAAAGAAAGTTAAAACTACAGGAAATCCAATACTAAAAAAGGCTTTATTTTTATTTTTTTTCAGTCTTTTATTACAAATTCCTCTTATGTTTGTAAATGGAGTAGTACATGAAAGAAATTATCTGTATGATTCTACTATTAAAAACATAGGAAGAGAATGGGGGGAAACACAAACTATAGCAGGGCCCATAATAGTAGTTCCTTATACAGAGGAGTATTATGAAAGAGAGTATACAGTAGATAAGCAGGGAAAAGAAACAGAAATAATAAAAAGTAAAAAAAGAAAGAATAGTTTAATAGTTCTTCCAGAAAAATTAGATATAAATGTTAATTTAAAAGAAGAAGTGAGAAAAAGAGGAATATATAAATCTATGGTATATACTGGAGAATTGAAAATGAAAGGAAATTTTTCTAAAGTATTATCAAATATTCCAGTAAATGCAGTTATAGATTATAATGAAATAAGTATATCTTTAGGAATAACAGATATAAAAGCCCTTCTTAAGATAGATAAATTTAATTTTAATAAAAATGGAATAGAATTGGAGTCTGGAACTGGATTAGTAAGACCATTTCAGATTTCTAAAGGAATTTCAGGAAAATTAAATATGAAAAATGAAGAATTAACAGAAATTCCATTTGATATAGAATTAGTGTTTAGAGGAAGTGAAGGAATAACTCTTTTACCAATGGGAAAAGAAAATAGTTTCTTTATAAAATCAGCATGGGAAAATCCAAGTTTTTATGGAATGCTTCCAAGAGAAAGAGTTATAAATGAAAATGGCTTTACTGCAAACTGGAATATATCACATCTAACTAGAAATTATAAACAGTATTTTTTTGCAAATGAAAGCAATACAATAGATTTATCAGAGGCACAAGCAGGAGTGGCTCTTTATAATGGAATAACTCATTATAGACAGGTAATAAGAGCAGCTAAATATGGAGTTTTATTTATAATGATGAGTTTATTAGCTGTATATTTATTTGAAATATCAGGAAAAAAAGAAACTCACTATGTACAATATGGAATTGTAGGATTTTCTTTAGTTATGTTTTATCTTCTTCTTTTATCACTGGCAGAACATATAAGTTTTATAACAGCCTATGGAATATCAGCAGCAGCGGTCATAATTCCAGTATCTTTATATATAGCAAGTGTTACAAAGAATGTTAAATATGGTATGGGAATGTTAGTTCTTCTTATAGGAATATATTCAATATTATTCTCAATTTTAAAAATGGAAGATTATGCACTTCTAACAGGAACACTTCTGATTATGGGAGTATTATATCTTCTAATGTACATAACTAAGAATATGGAAATAGTAAATAAAAAAATTCCAGAAATAGAAGAAAATGAGAATGAGGAACAGGTGAAAAAATGA
- a CDS encoding inner membrane protein — protein sequence MNIKTKAFKAAFPHTLPICAGFSFLGLAYGIYMNKMGFSFVYPMLMSLTIFAGSMEFITANLLVSVFDPLNAFLLAVMVNARHLFYGVSMLEKYRGTGKKKLYLIFGMCDESFSINCTADIPEGIDKGWFMFFVTLLNYAYWVSGATLGGILGTFINFNTKGIDFVMTALFVVILLSQWDSQKDHLPAIIGILASVVCLIIFGTGNFIIPSMIAILISLTLSRKKLEKEEIK from the coding sequence ATGAACATAAAAACAAAAGCATTCAAAGCTGCTTTTCCTCATACGCTTCCTATCTGTGCAGGTTTTTCTTTTCTTGGATTAGCCTATGGAATATATATGAATAAAATGGGGTTTTCTTTCGTATATCCTATGCTTATGAGCCTTACTATTTTTGCTGGATCTATGGAATTCATAACTGCTAATCTTTTAGTATCAGTTTTTGATCCATTAAATGCTTTTTTACTGGCTGTTATGGTAAATGCAAGACATCTTTTCTATGGTGTTTCTATGCTGGAAAAATATCGAGGAACTGGAAAAAAGAAACTATATCTGATATTTGGAATGTGTGATGAATCATTTTCTATTAACTGTACTGCTGATATTCCTGAAGGAATAGATAAAGGATGGTTTATGTTCTTTGTTACTCTTTTAAACTATGCTTACTGGGTATCAGGAGCTACTTTGGGTGGAATACTAGGTACTTTTATTAACTTTAATACTAAAGGAATAGATTTTGTAATGACTGCTCTTTTTGTTGTTATACTTCTTAGTCAATGGGATTCTCAAAAAGATCATCTTCCAGCTATAATTGGTATTTTAGCTTCTGTTGTTTGCCTTATCATATTTGGAACAGGAAACTTTATTATTCCTTCAATGATAGCTATACTTATTTCTCTGACATTGAGCAGAAAAAAACTTGAAAAGGAGGAAATTAAATGA
- a CDS encoding putative transposase, whose product MQKPTNNNIFFQLNQPKLFNFLQYEISDNDPVRKLSSILEGLDFSSLMQVFSYKTKVHSIRMFSIIVYAYSRNLTSTRDIEMACHENIKFRFLLQDSKIPDHSTISRFLVKTEDILPDLFEQFVEKIFEMENISTETIYIDGTKIEAYANKYTFVWKKSIEKYRTRLDEKILELISNFNDDFNLQYDNFLEIYSYLSNLNFQIVKGRGKRKSKEQKYLELCAEYLEKYQKYSNHFKNLNGRNSYSKTDIDATFMRMKDDHMRNGQLKPGYNLQIGVISEYISSYEIFSNPSDSKTLIPFLEKISSQNLEIKNIVADAGYESISNYEYLEKMDYTSYIKPIYFEKSKIRKFKNDLNRVENLIYNNSENKLFRKDGLELEFLYSNKNNTVQYFWNPETNKKIKYNARFRILSNKSKENVSSNYGKQLRMNRSIQVEGAFAVLKEDMKLRKLKVRSKKSVLREICLFCIAYNFNRYLSRNINNRLGTTLHSLKVA is encoded by the coding sequence ATGCAAAAACCAACTAATAATAACATTTTTTTTCAATTAAATCAACCTAAACTTTTTAACTTTTTACAATATGAAATTTCTGATAATGATCCTGTAAGAAAACTTAGCTCAATATTGGAGGGATTAGATTTTAGTAGTTTAATGCAAGTATTTTCTTACAAAACAAAGGTACATTCTATCAGAATGTTTTCTATCATTGTTTATGCCTATTCGCGCAATTTAACTTCTACTAGAGATATAGAAATGGCTTGCCATGAAAATATTAAATTTAGGTTTCTTTTACAAGATTCTAAAATTCCTGATCACTCTACTATTTCTAGATTCTTAGTAAAAACTGAAGATATTCTTCCAGATCTATTTGAACAATTCGTTGAAAAAATTTTTGAAATGGAAAATATTTCCACTGAAACAATATATATTGATGGCACTAAAATTGAAGCATATGCTAATAAATATACATTTGTTTGGAAAAAATCTATTGAGAAATATAGAACTAGATTAGATGAAAAAATTCTTGAATTAATTTCAAATTTTAATGATGATTTCAACTTACAATATGACAACTTCCTTGAAATATATTCATATCTTTCTAATTTGAATTTTCAAATAGTCAAAGGTAGAGGAAAGAGAAAATCTAAAGAGCAAAAGTATTTAGAATTATGCGCAGAATACTTAGAAAAGTATCAAAAATATTCTAATCATTTTAAAAATCTTAATGGTAGAAATAGCTATTCAAAAACTGATATAGATGCTACTTTTATGAGAATGAAAGATGACCATATGAGAAATGGTCAATTAAAACCTGGATATAATCTACAAATAGGAGTGATTAGTGAATATATTTCTTCATATGAAATTTTCTCTAACCCTTCTGATTCTAAAACTTTGATTCCATTTTTAGAGAAAATTTCATCTCAAAATTTAGAAATTAAAAATATTGTAGCTGATGCAGGATATGAAAGTATTTCAAATTATGAATATTTGGAAAAAATGGACTATACTTCATACATAAAACCAATATATTTTGAAAAATCTAAAATCAGAAAGTTTAAAAATGATTTAAACAGAGTAGAAAATTTAATATATAATAATTCTGAAAATAAGCTATTTAGAAAAGATGGATTAGAATTAGAATTTCTATACTCTAACAAAAATAATACAGTTCAATATTTTTGGAATCCTGAAACTAACAAAAAAATTAAGTACAATGCAAGATTTAGAATTTTATCAAATAAATCAAAAGAGAATGTATCAAGCAATTATGGAAAACAATTAAGAATGAACAGAAGTATTCAAGTAGAAGGTGCTTTTGCAGTTTTGAAAGAAGATATGAAATTGCGAAAATTAAAAGTTCGAAGTAAAAAAAGTGTTTTAAGAGAAATATGTTTGTTTTGTATCGCTTACAACTTCAACAGATATCTAAGCAGAAATATAAATAATCGCTTAGGAACAACACTTCACTCATTAAAAGTAGCTTAG